A single window of Cytobacillus dafuensis DNA harbors:
- a CDS encoding VOC family protein yields MSQGLIHHVEINVSNLKSTIDFWSWFLEELGYSPYQEWEKGQSWKLGETYIVFVQTEERFLDIPYHRCRVGLNHLAFHASSRKQIDDITSKLKEKNINILYTDKHPFAGGKEHYAVYFEDPDRIKVELVAPET; encoded by the coding sequence TTGTCACAAGGGCTCATTCATCATGTTGAAATAAATGTTTCTAATTTAAAGAGCACGATTGATTTTTGGAGTTGGTTTTTAGAAGAATTAGGATATAGTCCATATCAGGAATGGGAAAAAGGCCAAAGTTGGAAATTAGGCGAAACTTACATTGTTTTCGTTCAGACGGAGGAAAGGTTTCTTGACATCCCTTATCATAGATGTCGAGTAGGTCTTAACCATTTGGCATTTCATGCAAGTTCACGTAAACAGATTGACGATATTACATCTAAGTTAAAAGAAAAGAACATAAACATCCTTTACACTGATAAGCATCCCTTTGCTGGAGGTAAGGAGCACTACGCCGTCTACTTTGAAGACCCGGATAGGATTAAGGTAGAGTTGGTTGCACCTGAAACATAA
- the thrS gene encoding threonine--tRNA ligase, whose translation MSMEMEVEKRNHRKLGQQLELFMSMEEAPGMPFFLPKGMVIRNELEHLWKQRHQQVGYQEIKTPIMMKQELWEQSGHWEHYHENMYFSHVDEQNYAIRPMNCPGAVLIFNSKRRSYRELPIRFAELGLVHRHELSGSLNGLLRVRSFTQDDAHLFVREDQIESEIAKVLDLIDEFYSTFGFSYKMELSTRPEDFMGSVEIWDRAESALEKVLKIKELPYQINQGDGAFYGPKIDFHILDSLGRSWQCGTVQLDFQMPEKFHCQYIGEDNKPHRPIMIHRAIYGSIERFMAILIEHFAGDFPFWLAPVQAKILPISDAHLSYAYQMKRDLELAGFRIDVDDRVEKVGLKIREAEKQKVPYMLIIGDQEVQNESAALRKHQVGNVGQMSIQDIIARFSEEKDNKE comes from the coding sequence ATGTCAATGGAAATGGAAGTAGAAAAGCGCAATCATCGAAAATTAGGGCAGCAGTTAGAGTTGTTTATGTCAATGGAGGAGGCACCAGGAATGCCCTTCTTCTTACCAAAAGGAATGGTCATTCGGAATGAGCTTGAACATTTATGGAAACAAAGGCATCAACAGGTTGGGTACCAAGAAATAAAAACGCCGATTATGATGAAGCAAGAGCTTTGGGAACAGTCTGGCCATTGGGAGCATTACCACGAGAATATGTATTTTTCCCATGTTGATGAGCAGAATTATGCGATTAGACCAATGAATTGTCCAGGTGCTGTACTCATTTTTAATAGTAAGAGAAGGAGCTATCGAGAACTTCCTATTCGTTTTGCGGAACTTGGGTTAGTTCATCGACATGAGCTTTCAGGTTCTTTAAATGGCCTGCTAAGAGTTCGCTCCTTCACTCAAGATGATGCACATCTATTTGTTCGGGAAGACCAGATTGAGTCTGAAATAGCGAAAGTGCTGGATTTAATTGATGAGTTCTATTCGACATTTGGTTTTAGTTATAAAATGGAGCTTTCTACTCGGCCAGAAGATTTTATGGGTTCAGTAGAAATATGGGATAGGGCTGAATCCGCTCTGGAAAAAGTTTTAAAGATAAAAGAATTGCCTTATCAAATCAATCAAGGTGATGGAGCTTTTTATGGTCCTAAGATTGATTTTCATATACTGGATTCACTCGGAAGAAGCTGGCAGTGTGGTACAGTTCAGCTTGATTTCCAAATGCCTGAAAAGTTTCATTGCCAATATATCGGTGAGGATAATAAACCTCACCGTCCCATCATGATTCATAGAGCGATTTATGGTTCGATCGAACGGTTTATGGCGATTTTAATTGAACATTTTGCTGGTGATTTTCCGTTTTGGCTAGCTCCAGTGCAAGCGAAGATTTTGCCGATTTCAGATGCCCATCTATCTTATGCTTATCAAATGAAACGGGATTTAGAATTAGCTGGATTCCGAATTGATGTCGATGACAGGGTGGAAAAGGTCGGGTTAAAAATAAGAGAAGCTGAAAAACAAAAAGTCCCTTATATGCTTATTATCGGGGATCAAGAGGTGCAGAATGAATCGGCAGCCTTAAGAAAGCACCAAGTGGGAAACGTTGGGCAAATGAGTATTCAAGACATTATTGCAAGATTCAGCGAAGAAAAGGATAACAAGGAATAG
- a CDS encoding globin-coupled sensor protein: MAILWKKKTRQYFLENMDHADGKIEVTVPHILLKIKMIDLTIEDLQIINQMQGLIKENIDRLVSDFYKTILQVEELKKIIEKHSSVERLRSTLKTHLIELFDGKIDTDFIEKRLKVAKIHYYIGLKPAYYMGAFQNLQKTLFDIIFENVPDRMEIKTILTAVTKIFSLEQQIVLESYEQERANVREQEHQQVRNEIKNKIIEVSTDLVATVEQTSASVGSLLDSSKKVNELVTHTENQSLLTEEFVTEGQKEITHLVGQIQSINNDIENMNEMVKNLLSSSQQIKDVINIVQAIADQTNLLALNSAIEAARAGEHGKGFAVVADEVRKLAVRTKESIGTIEELISLSNTYTNQVDTALRNVNVAVVEGRSKSAKTSEAFDQITTSMKNSVKQVSDVKVQINHIVETIHEFGQAMSTVSSSAENLNNTANLA; this comes from the coding sequence ATGGCTATTCTCTGGAAGAAAAAAACCAGGCAATACTTCTTAGAAAATATGGATCATGCAGATGGGAAAATTGAAGTAACAGTTCCTCATATTCTTTTAAAAATCAAAATGATTGATCTAACTATTGAAGATTTACAAATTATTAATCAGATGCAAGGACTTATAAAAGAAAATATAGATCGATTGGTCAGTGATTTTTATAAAACCATATTACAAGTTGAGGAATTGAAAAAAATTATTGAAAAGCATAGCAGTGTTGAAAGGTTAAGAAGTACTTTAAAAACGCACTTAATTGAGCTGTTTGACGGTAAAATTGACACGGATTTTATTGAAAAAAGATTAAAGGTAGCAAAAATTCATTATTATATTGGTTTAAAGCCCGCTTATTATATGGGAGCTTTTCAAAACCTTCAAAAAACATTGTTTGACATCATATTCGAGAATGTTCCCGATAGGATGGAAATTAAAACCATTTTAACGGCCGTTACAAAAATCTTTAGCTTAGAACAGCAAATTGTACTAGAATCATATGAGCAAGAAAGAGCGAACGTAAGAGAACAAGAACATCAGCAAGTTAGGAATGAGATAAAAAATAAAATCATTGAAGTGAGCACAGATCTCGTTGCGACAGTCGAGCAAACTTCTGCATCTGTTGGGAGCTTATTAGATAGCAGTAAAAAGGTAAACGAGCTAGTAACACATACGGAAAATCAATCGTTATTAACGGAGGAATTTGTTACTGAGGGTCAAAAGGAAATAACACATCTAGTGGGCCAAATTCAATCAATTAACAATGATATTGAGAATATGAATGAAATGGTTAAGAATCTTTTGTCCTCCTCTCAGCAAATAAAAGATGTCATAAATATTGTTCAAGCTATTGCAGACCAGACTAATTTGCTTGCCTTAAACTCTGCCATTGAAGCGGCTAGGGCAGGCGAACACGGGAAAGGATTTGCTGTAGTAGCAGATGAAGTTAGAAAGCTTGCAGTTAGAACGAAAGAATCGATAGGTACGATTGAGGAGCTAATTTCATTGTCTAATACCTATACAAATCAGGTGGATACGGCGCTTAGAAATGTAAATGTTGCGGTAGTTGAAGGACGAAGTAAATCAGCTAAGACAAGTGAAGCATTTGATCAAATTACAACGTCAATGAAAAATAGTGTAAAACAAGTTTCGGATGTAAAGGTTCAAATCAATCATATTGTAGAAACGATTCATGAATTTGGTCAAGCGATGTCTACTGTGTCTTCATCAGCTGAAAATCTAAATAATACGGCCAATCTTGCATAA